A stretch of DNA from Lotus japonicus ecotype B-129 chromosome 4, LjGifu_v1.2:
GAAGAAAGTCCTGATAGCATTTTATTGGTGTAATTGAACAAGCTAACGACTGTATTTTCAGTTAGTTCAGCTTGATTGTCATACATCTTAAGGAGATCCTTACCCCCTTGCACCCATGGATTATTGGTGAGTGGCATTTGTGTATGGAGATCTATTAAGTATCTCTATTTTTGTTTAAACCGCAAGTATCCTCAACAAAGACAATCTTATTCGAACCGGGTAGAACATCTACGAGCACCAAAGGTCTCCATATCAAGTATTTAATGCAAGTGCATTCAAGGGGATTCGAACCCAAGGACGCATTTGGTGGTATCTATTGAGTACCCTGATAACCCTTTGAATGGATCTGCCTACTTGGCtacttttattaaaataatcCATCTTTACCCCAAAACACAATGAAAGTTAAAAAAAGTATGAAAATAAGGAAAGAAGCTTAATCAATGCCTTAATTTGATACAAAGGATTATAAAAGTCCATACTTTTCCAATTGGTAAAATTTACTCTAGGagatcttttaaaaaaaaataaaaaagataggGAAAACAAAGTAACATTTTTATAGTTAAAAATAAGGAACTAGAGTGGTTCAACCCTTTATCCTTTAACTAAGTCGTTGGGTTAGATTCCCAAACTACTGTGAATAGGGAAAAAAAGCACATAATCATGTTCGAGCCGGGTAGGATCAGTGTGGTGGCAAAGTTCTCTCCACCAAGTATTCAACTCAAGCTCTCAAGCTGCATTCACATACGACCTTGCACCTTGGTAATTATATACTGATATATCAAAACAACATGCGCTGATTTAGTCAGACTAATACGGAAATTTCTCAAAATCGATGCCATCATATAAGAAAAGACCACTgattaaatattgaaaaaacttagaacaaaaaaaaaacagctaaCAGCTACACCGTCCATAACCCAAAATCAAAAGTGGCCCCGTGATCATGATGCTAGACTGAGTCTGACTGCAAGGGAAAAGAATCAGCCATGCATTGCAATCAAATCACACAAGCTCCTTCAAACAGGCCAAGGGTCATCACTGTCGACAAATCCAATGGCTTAGAATTCATCACAGTTTTTCAATGGTCCAAATATGCTAGTACAAGAATTCTCCAGAATGTGATTTTACTAGTAACCATATCAAAattatcatttaatttaattatctatttttaatttcatgatgATGACAAGAACCTCAATCGTAAGGTGGGCCCACCATTTGATTTTTGGACAACGACATGCATATACAATATACACATTCACACACACATAAACATAACACTTTGCATGAACGAATCTAATTTGAGTGCAAAATCTTCCCAACTACTTTAGTTTAATGTTAATATCTTAATTGACAATGAGATAAGAACAATTACTTAATTTAAGGAAGAAAACAAAGGTTACTGTAGTGTAGAGAAaatcaaagtaaaaacacaaccACTCATTATGATGGTACATGCATACTCTAGTGACTgtagtgaaaaaaaaatgaaaaattggaACTTTAATcaacaacaataaaaaaattgaaaacccaaaaaagaagaagaaaaagtgaTGTTAAATTCAATTAAGAACTTACTGAAAACACTGAATCAGCATTGCAGAAGGAGCTAGCTATCATCTTTGATTTTGGAGCAGAAACCAGAAATGTTTGAAACCAAAAGCCCTCTTTTTTCTTCCAAAAGTTGGAAAGATTGTGACTTTAAGCTGTGCCTGTAATCAGAACTTCATTTTGTAAGACTTTTGGAGGAAAATTTAGAAACTTGATTGAAAAAAAAGTCACAGACACCACTACTAGAAGAGACAAATAGGACAGTGAAGTGAGTGAGTTAGGTACTTGACCTTGAAAGGAAAAATCTAGTGGAAGTTCATGaatggaagaagaggaagaggggcAGTGAGGAAGAGGAACAGAGTGGTGTGGTTTCTAGTGgaaaaggaagaagaggaagaggaagggggAGAAAGGTTAGTGTCAAAATGTGATTTTATAAAGCTAAAATGAATATAATACAATTTCTCCTTACGTAagatttttaattgaaaattgtCATAAATATATACTTGACAGCTAATATCCAACCAAGAGGGACATTttagtttttctcattttcttcataATCTTTTTTATGTTAAAAACCATGCTTGTTTTTGAAAGAGACATGAAATTTCAAAATGGGGGGCATTGAAGTCATTACATGATGGGTAACAAgagtgttagttttttttttgcgaAATTTTTTCCACCCACTCTGAATCTGGGTAGGTGGCGGCGTTCCTTGTGAGGAAATCAACTACACCATTGCCACTCATACAAAGATATAAAATTAAAAGCAACAAACAAATGACGGCAATCCTTAACAATCATGGTCAAATAAGACACCCTGAAATCCAATTTGTTTCCATGCGAATTGATTGGAAAACCCAACTTCATATACAAAGACATGGCTCATCGTAGACCCATCCTCATTGTCATCGTCGCAGATATCGCATGCAATGGAGAGGAAGAGGTTGCAGCATGAACAACCCCATCGTTGTCGACCGCCACCATCTCCACCCCGTCAAGTTCCCTCCTTTCCCGAAGCATCAACATTAAGCTTTATCTGCTCCAATGGAGCTTTATCTTTAGAGCTGTTGATCGGAACTCCTCGAGTGTGTTGGATTTGATTCAATGGAGGTCTTGGTTGTGGCTTAAATCCATCTCTAAGCACTTTTTCTATTCGTTGTTTGAGTGGATTTCGAGTCCACTTAAATGTCTCCAATCGTTGTGAGGATGGCTGTAGGAAGCTCTTTTCGCCTATGACATTGTTACTCTGCATAATACGTTATTGGGTTCGTGTTTGGCGGTTGGGTTGTAGGGTTGTTGTGGGATTGGCATATTCATATTGCCTTGCTGACTTTTACCTTTTGCCTAACTGGTTTATGTTTTTTGGTTTTTGCattctgttttttcttttccccTTTTGAGTCTGTTgtaattatgttttttattgCTGAACTTTTTCTTCTTGTATTGAGGTTGGAGTACACCTTGTACTCCACTTTTAATACAACCTTGgctcatcaaaaaaaaaaggcctAGCCTCCTCCACACCGCCTGGTGAGCGGAGACAACAACTCCACTCTCATCCTCCACCGATATCTAAGTTTGCAAGAGGTGTAACCCACTATGCAACCCCCGCATCAACACAAAATGGACCACAACTGAAGACGACGCCATTAGGAGCTTCCCACAGGGCGTATAACAACGTTTGGAAGACCATCATAGCATATGGATCAACATTCATGAGGAGCTGCATAACCAAATCGACAAAGTTAGAGAAGGCAGCAACATGCAACGAAAGAGGAGAAGAAAACTAGATTTGGAAGACCATCATAGCATATGGATCAACATTCATGAGGAGCTGCATAACCAAATCGACAAAGTTAGAGAAGGAAGCAACATGCAACGAAAGAGGAGAAGAAAACTAGAATCTTTGTGTCACAAGGCATAGCATGAGCACATGGTCCATGGTTTCCCTCTCCACACCACACGACAGGCAGCTCAAATCCAAATCTACCCCACGACATTGAAGATTCCCTCGGACAAGTAAGAAATGAGACACAACCCGCCAACAAACCTTTATGCACCCTTAGAATTTCCTCCATGCCACCTGCGGGAGAGCCAAAGATGGTGAGGACGAAGAACACTCGTCCTCCGCTCTATCACAATCATAATCATCATGAATTtgagatgatgatggtggtgttGAAGCAATAACTGTTTCACATGAGTTTTCCATCTAAGAAGAACATATAAGTTAATGTGTTTTAATGATGACAAAGATTATGAAGACAACAACATAAGGCTATGAAGATGGatttcaaaggaaaatcaaaactgcaaatgacggttaatgTGAAAGATGATAATTGGTAATGAATTTTGCTAAGGACTAAAATCGCACGAAAGAACAAAGTAGAAGAACAAAAATGCAGTTAAGCCTTTATAAAAAGGAATTAAGCATGATgcaaattaatatataaataagtaCCATACATGTTTGATTTAAGCAAGTACATGTAGAATATCTCTTTTGAcctagaaaaaaataaaagagacttCTTGGTATCATCTCTAAAacaataatgttttgttcacCAATTAATTTCATCTCCACCTTGGGAGGtagtgaagaaatgagagataaataagtgatatgatatgtgatgtgacagaaaatgtagaaagagatagaaataaaaatgagtgaaaatgaaatggaagagaagtGATGTGTGTATAAATCGTTACTCCAAATTAGACTAAGAAAACTTAAACGAGAGACAACTTACCACCAAATGAACATGACACTATAACACTATCACTTTATTTGTtagaagagagatagaagagagagagagagatgcaaGAGATGAGGGAAGTTACCCTGTTTGGCAGGAGGGAGGAGGGGGCTGCAGAGGTGGGGCCCACCCATTTTTTGGGTCTCTTCAATTTGAGGAGAGAAGGAACAGTGATCGTGggctgtattttttttttctactttttgCTCACTTAGGGTCTGTTTGTTATGcaagagatggagaagagagaaataaggGAGAGAAAAGTTGTGAGAACTACCTCCGTTTGGTTGCCaagtgagagagaagagagattgATTATTACGTGGGACCCATAGCTTTTTCTCATCTTCTCATTTTCACTccgtttggtagagaagagagaaatagagaagagagagtagagaagagagaagttgagtagaaagaaatatgtgagaaatagagtagatttagatgttgtttggtatggtagagataaaggagagggagaagagaaataatgaggtggaagagagagaaaaaaagttaacttttgattaaaatatttttttaatgtcaGAATGCAAATAGTGGCGGTTCTAAACCGCCACTAAAAACAAGAAACGAAAAACGAAAAGTAAAAGTAATGTCAGAATGCAGATAGTTGCGGTtttaaccgccactaaatgcacagaataaaaaaaaaaaggaggagCAGCCATCATTTCTCTTCGCAAAACGCGAAGAGAACAAAAAGGTGAAAATCTTCaccctctatctctctctttgcTACAGTGTTCATGTACCAAATAAATGTACTTCTCCAATCtctctcctatctctctctcttccctcaATCTCTTCTCTATTTTTATGCTACCAAATATAGTGtaaaatctactctatttctcacatatttctctctactcaacttttatcttctctactctctcttctctatctctctccacccaaccaaacaaagtgtaaagATGACATGAAATTCAGCGGTGGTATTGAAGAATTCAAAATATATATGGTACTCAAGAATTCAAAAAACATAAAGAGCTAAATATAATTTAACTTTTGGAGTAATGATACATTTGCACCTCACTTTCTCAATCATATTTTTATAcattttttctctgtttttctcTGCATTTCCTAAATCATAAATCATATAACTTATTTCTCTATTTAGTCTTCCGATATAAATAAGATGAGGCCATGGAAATAGAATGTCTACGCAAGATTATTCCAACTTTTCCCCCTTCTAAACGGATAACTGAAAACAAAAGTAGTACATTAGTTAGTAAGATGCTTGACTAATTAAGAAGAACAATGTCAAGAATTAGAAGTGGCAGCTCATTCACAAGGCAAGCCAATCCAAACGTTGGTCTATTTTTGGCGGGAAACCGGTGAAAAGTCATGTCAGTCATAGAAGCACTTTTTTCAGCATCGGGTACGCTCTTTTATTCAGACaactttttttcatttctctattttctACAAACCTAATCTCTCACCTCATGACCCCACCACCGCCACGCGCTCCTCTCACCGCGTGTCTCACAACCGCGCACGTGGCACTCTACGACTGTTTTCGGTGTCTCGAAAGTCGCGAGATGTTGTGGGTCAGTGGGGTCCACGTACACGCTTTCTTCTACGACCGAGCGCCCCAAAAGTCCACGAGCGAACGGTTTTTGTCGTAGTTTGTGGGCCCACGCGGTTTTGCTTGCTTTCTATCTTTCTTTCATTGTCTCCTCTTTTTTCTATGACTTCTCTGTTTGTCtactttttctcctttttctttctaatatattgaaaataatgTTTCAGAAAATTAGGAGCACatgttatttatttaattcatggTTTAGTTAGTTTAACTAACCACTCAACCATGGTGGTTAGTTTAAGAAAAAAACAAGCTTAGTTATTCAAAATCGAGAGGCTGAGAATAGTTATAGTGTGAACTATTTAAACATAGTCTAAGTAGTGAAATTTTGGACAAAATGAAATAGTTGGTTTTTGGAGTTATTATATTTTTAGAGTTTCATATACAATGACTAACTTTTTTTGCAATAATATACTCAACTAGTAATTGAAAATTcttgtaaaaaaatttaataattgaaaATTAATCCCTTTTTAGGTGTAAAGTGGTCCAAATGAATATTACATTTACCCATATTATTGTATTTGTCATTTGTCATACATACAACAAAAAGTTAGGGTCATTAAtggttagctcaagtgataagagttaggagacataagggttgagtgAAATGAAAGGTGAAAGGTTCATGGTTCGAATCTTGGggagagactaatttactaacaactaacatttgcctataaaaaaatattaacaaaaGGTTAGTAATGGTTCATTCACAttttactttctctttcatcttaTTTCCATAGACATTTTGTTTTTAGCTTTTTCTACATTTCCTATaacatcatatatcatataattaatttctttctattttttcttattcaattaatttctttctattttttcttattCGACTCTTGTATGAGTGGAAGAAAAATGTAATGGTTCATTATTCTAGATTTATTGGGTTAGTTTTAGTTATTTATttgttatgcatatataatattaggtatatatatatttttttctgcaTCGGAATATAATATTAGGTATATTAAAAATGAGTAGATTATTAAGGGAGGCAGAGAGCTGATTCAACAATTCTACAGCACgtcatttattaatttttctaaaaaattactgaactaaaaataaacaattttaGGATTTAATGTAGCACTttgtttgtaaaaaaaaagtactCCATGGCATATCACTTTTTGTTTAATTTAGGAGTATCACTTTTGTTACATTGATAACGGTCCTAGTTTATCATGTGagaaaacaaattttaaatttaattcaataaaaaaattgtgtaaCTATTCTTGAGTAAAAGGACTACCATGGCATGAAAATGATTGGACGTTGAAGTGCATCGTTCTTCCTAAATCAGAGTAAGAAGATTCTCTAGTGGTGGTGCACGATTTTGGATAAATTTCAGGCACAGTGAGGCAATGCAAGACCTAGTTGGGTTGTGAGGTATCAGCTGTAAAGATACTCTAATGTTTAAGTTTGTGTATaattaaagagagaaaaacTTAAAGTCTTAAAGGAACAATGAGTTAGCAAAATAAAGAATGTTTATGTAATTAAATGATCAAACCTGACATTATAGACCAAGGTGTGACTTGTTATTATGGAGTTTGGCCTTAGAGAAGTCTTTGAGGAAGATTTTTGTTATGGCACTAGATTACCGTACTTGGATAAGAACATATGACTATGTTTAAGAGTTGATTTGTTGGAACGTTTCTTCATTGAAAGAATTCTTCTTCTTGTCTCTAGCAATCAGGTAGGCAACGAAGGCGGCCTGCAAACCACTTTGATGATGCTCAATCAGTAAAGTTGAGGAAGAAATAAGAAATTAAGAATTAGGGTTAGAAGTTAATGTGTACCAGGGTAGCATCCCCTGGTGTGTACTTATATATTTAGGGTGTAACAAACCTAGAAGGAATTATCTGAGATATAATAGCGATATGTTAAAGATAtaacaaatattattttgtaataGGAGGTATCACATATATTTAGGGATCCTTATTCTCATATGCATAGGACATTGTCAATATTTGACCAAAGTACATGAGCTTGTCATTTTATTATGTGATAGTCGCCACCAAGTCTGAGTATCTAAGACATTAGGATGCTTGAGTGTCAAGTTCCAAGATGTGGTCTATGGACGCTTTAGCTAAGCAAGCAAGGGTACCCAAGTTAAAGAGGGTTTCTGAATTGAAGGCTTAAGTCGAAGAGCTTCAACGACAACAACAGGTTAAGATCAATGAAGCTAGGGAGGCTATCGACTAGTCAGTTACAAAGGCTCCATGTATCTGACTCTGACTGCTGCAGGTTCGTATGGTGCAAGTTAAAAAGCTGAAAAAGTACTATAAAACACTACTCTGAAATAACTGGATCAAAACTGATAAATTTACAAACATGCCATAAGTCAAATATGTTCATCTTCCAATCAATAATTTCCAATGGTATAAGGGGCAAACTAGATGATAATATCAGATGACAATATTGTAAATCCGGTTGATAATATCAACTCTTAAATCGGATGCTTCGACTGATAGATGCGTTAATTCCAGTGGATTCCCCTCCATAAGGTGCGGTTGGCCTTCTAATGCTCTGAACCTGCCCCTTGCGATTCTTAACAGCCTTTTCATGTTTGCGCTGCACATTAAgataacaaaagaaagaaaaatagcaAACAAGAAGCCAGTTAAAGATTTGAAGTGTTTGTTAACCATGAAGAACAAGTGTTATTTGAAGTACCTTGTAATTCTTTCTAGGATTCTTCTTCCCCTTATTGCGATTTCGAGTTAGTCCCCTGTTCTTCTCCATCTATAGCATATTGGCAACAAGTAAAAACACACAACATTGCAAGAAAATATGAGCAACTAAATTGAAAACTATGATGGATCAAGTAAAGAACCTGCGAAGAGATATGGCGCTTTCCTTCTATAGAATCTGGCAAAGTGGGTAATGCTGACTTCCTGCAAAAGATAAACAATCTTTATTATCATATTGAAAAGGAGCCCGTTTAGATCCATGCTTATTAGAGCTTATCTACTATAAAAGCActaaataagctccaataagtgctctttcGTTTTCAGCCGAACAGATACAAAGACTGAAAAGTAAAATTCCCTGAATCAGATCAGAGAAAATAGCCAAGGCTAAAGGGTACCAGAAATTCACCTTGAGTAAACCTCAGCTTTTGCAGCCAATTTAGTAGCACGCAGTTGTTCCACTTGCTTGTAAAATTCATTATCTGAATCCCCTCTTTCATCATTCTTCTCTTTGGCAGCAACCTCAAGAGACCCATGGCgaccatcatcataatctctCGTCTTAATTCCAGCACCAGCCAGCACCCTAAGCTCATGTTTCCTTCGTCTTTCGCCAATTTCATCTCTCTCGGGTAAATCATCATCGCCAGAAACCACCTTACCGAAAAAATGGGATCGGTGAGATGTCTCAAAAACAgatgatatgaaaaataaaactttttgTAGCCTAAACAGTGGAAAGATTTCTTTTGAGATCATGAATAGCATGGACTGCAGATGCTGAACAATGTTTTGCATGGACAAACTAATCCAAATTTAGCAATAGGAGGGTAACAGATTAGTGGTCATTCAACCTTATCTTATATGATATTCCGTAATATAACAACTAACAAGTAAAATAGTCACCATGTACATATAATGGAAGAGATATATGTTTAAAGACTTTCTTTATTTCCTAGAGTATCCCCTACTCAATAAGAAATCATATCCTGGAAAATGGTCAGACACCAAACGTGGCCCCAACAATATTTTTTCCATACACATAAATTTTGGGATTAAACTCAGGAACTTGTGTTTAAGAGACTCAAGAGTCAAGCCCCTTCACTCAAACCAACAGACCAGTTAATATGTCACATTTTTTAAGTAGCTTACAAAAATGCAGGTTACTATGAATTGCATAagaataaaaaatcataatccATCTTACAAAAATCTCTATTTCAATACCTT
This window harbors:
- the LOC130715887 gene encoding protein THALLO; its protein translation is MLKVRTAPKPSTALKRLRPAIGHLETKVFDDDALGPARLSEGLRKSNLKKPKVVSGDDDLPERDEIGERRRKHELRVLAGAGIKTRDYDDGRHGSLEVAAKEKNDERGDSDNEFYKQVEQLRATKLAAKAEVYSRKSALPTLPDSIEGKRHISSQMEKNRGLTRNRNKGKKNPRKNYKRKHEKAVKNRKGQVQSIRRPTAPYGGESTGINASISRSIRFKS